One genomic window of Solanum stenotomum isolate F172 chromosome 9, ASM1918654v1, whole genome shotgun sequence includes the following:
- the LOC125876054 gene encoding WAT1-related protein At4g30420-like isoform X1, whose protein sequence is MGFETYKPTIVMIALQFMYAAITLCTRVTLVEGLSARVFVVYRQTIAFLLIAPIAFRPRRKTGNSICLGWKSFWLIFLAALIGVTINQNIYFSGLYYSSSTIASATGNLVPAFTFLMAWVMGLEKVQMKSLRSIAKVIGTILCVAGAVAMALIKGPKLLNSQFIPTNGLLLILGKENSDNLDSNWMLGVILLIASAICWSFWLILQVTLSADCPDHLCLTAWLCLFAAIQSGFATIFIEPNINSWKITSSLELISCLCTGFSSAVSFFGQAWCISHRGPLFSAMFNPLCTVIVTIFASTFMKEEMYTGSFVGSLAVIFGLYVVLWGKSKDKKEENISVDEEPVKQHNIQETTITIQDSNSDLITNCKIDLEEPLLTKISTNNEDDK, encoded by the exons atggGGTTTGAAACTTACAAGCCCACAATTGTTATGATTGCTTTGCAATTTATGTATGCTGCTATTACTTTATGTACTAGAGTTACTCTTGTAGAAGGATTGAGTGCTAGAGTTTTTGTCGTTTATAGGCAAACTATAGCATTTCTCCTTATTGCTCCCATTGCTTTTAGGCCAAG aAGGAAAACAGGCAATAGTATTTGCTTGGGATGGAAGAGTTTTTGGTTGATATTCTTGGCTGCTCTCATTGG TGTAACAATAAATCAGAATATATATTTCTCTGGTTTGTACtattcttcatctacaattgcAAGTGCAACTGGAAATCTTGTTCCAGCATTCACTTTTCTCATGGCATGGGTCATGGG attagagaaagtgcaaatgaaaagcTTAAGGAGTATAGCAAAGGTGATTGGAACAATTTTATGTGTTGCTGGAGCTGTTGCAATGGCATTAATTAAAGGGCCAAAATTGCTAAATTCACAATTTATTCCCACAAATGGATTATTATTAATTCTTGGCAAAGAAAATAGTGATAATTTGGACTCTAATTGGATGCTTGGTGTAATTTTGCTCATTGCAAGTGCTATTTGCTGGTCATTTTGGCTCATTTTGCag GTGACATTATCAGCAGATTGTCCAGATCATTTATGTTTAACAGCTtggttatgtctatttgctgcAATTCAATCTGGATTTGCAACAATTTTCATTGAACCTAATATTAATAGCTGGAAAATAACTTCATCTCTAGAGCTCATTTCTTGCTTATGCACT GGATTTTCATCAGCAGTTTCTTTCTTTGGACAAGCTTGGTGTATTTCACATAGAGGTCCATTATTTTCAGCAATGTTCAATCCATTATGCACTGTTATAGTAACAATATTTGCCTCAACATTTATGAAAGAAGAAATGTACACTGGAAG CTTTGTGGGATCACTTGCTGTGATTTTTGGACTATATGTGGTATTATGGGGAAAATCAAAGgataaaaaagaggaaaatattaGTGTGGATGAAGAGCCAGTGAAGCAACACAATATTCAAGAAACTACAATTACAATTCAAGATTCTAATTCAGATTTGATTACAAATTGTAAAATAGATTTAGAGGAACCATTGTTGACtaaaatatcaacaaataatgaagatgataaatag
- the LOC125876054 gene encoding WAT1-related protein At4g30420-like isoform X2, with product MGFETYKPTIVMIALQFMYAAITLCTRVTLVEGLSARVFVVYRQTIAFLLIAPIAFRPRKTGNSICLGWKSFWLIFLAALIGVTINQNIYFSGLYYSSSTIASATGNLVPAFTFLMAWVMGLEKVQMKSLRSIAKVIGTILCVAGAVAMALIKGPKLLNSQFIPTNGLLLILGKENSDNLDSNWMLGVILLIASAICWSFWLILQVTLSADCPDHLCLTAWLCLFAAIQSGFATIFIEPNINSWKITSSLELISCLCTGFSSAVSFFGQAWCISHRGPLFSAMFNPLCTVIVTIFASTFMKEEMYTGSFVGSLAVIFGLYVVLWGKSKDKKEENISVDEEPVKQHNIQETTITIQDSNSDLITNCKIDLEEPLLTKISTNNEDDK from the exons atggGGTTTGAAACTTACAAGCCCACAATTGTTATGATTGCTTTGCAATTTATGTATGCTGCTATTACTTTATGTACTAGAGTTACTCTTGTAGAAGGATTGAGTGCTAGAGTTTTTGTCGTTTATAGGCAAACTATAGCATTTCTCCTTATTGCTCCCATTGCTTTTAGGCCAAG GAAAACAGGCAATAGTATTTGCTTGGGATGGAAGAGTTTTTGGTTGATATTCTTGGCTGCTCTCATTGG TGTAACAATAAATCAGAATATATATTTCTCTGGTTTGTACtattcttcatctacaattgcAAGTGCAACTGGAAATCTTGTTCCAGCATTCACTTTTCTCATGGCATGGGTCATGGG attagagaaagtgcaaatgaaaagcTTAAGGAGTATAGCAAAGGTGATTGGAACAATTTTATGTGTTGCTGGAGCTGTTGCAATGGCATTAATTAAAGGGCCAAAATTGCTAAATTCACAATTTATTCCCACAAATGGATTATTATTAATTCTTGGCAAAGAAAATAGTGATAATTTGGACTCTAATTGGATGCTTGGTGTAATTTTGCTCATTGCAAGTGCTATTTGCTGGTCATTTTGGCTCATTTTGCag GTGACATTATCAGCAGATTGTCCAGATCATTTATGTTTAACAGCTtggttatgtctatttgctgcAATTCAATCTGGATTTGCAACAATTTTCATTGAACCTAATATTAATAGCTGGAAAATAACTTCATCTCTAGAGCTCATTTCTTGCTTATGCACT GGATTTTCATCAGCAGTTTCTTTCTTTGGACAAGCTTGGTGTATTTCACATAGAGGTCCATTATTTTCAGCAATGTTCAATCCATTATGCACTGTTATAGTAACAATATTTGCCTCAACATTTATGAAAGAAGAAATGTACACTGGAAG CTTTGTGGGATCACTTGCTGTGATTTTTGGACTATATGTGGTATTATGGGGAAAATCAAAGgataaaaaagaggaaaatattaGTGTGGATGAAGAGCCAGTGAAGCAACACAATATTCAAGAAACTACAATTACAATTCAAGATTCTAATTCAGATTTGATTACAAATTGTAAAATAGATTTAGAGGAACCATTGTTGACtaaaatatcaacaaataatgaagatgataaatag
- the LOC125876044 gene encoding very-long-chain aldehyde decarbonylase CER3, translating into MESSLSTWPWDYLGSFKYLLYGPFIAKWFYSRSQEENNMKEATWCLHILIICLLRCTIHSVWNTFSNMLFLTRNRRIIKEGVDFKQVDNEWDWDNFILLQAMIGSLGFYMLQDQINLPLWDFRGFLAIIILHITISEPLYYFLHKCFHGNYLFNNYHSLHHSSPVPQPFTAGHATFFEHIILGGIIGIPILGSCLLGYGSLTMIYGYVLIFDWLRCLGHCNFEIISHQLFEAIPFLKYLVYTPTYHSLHHTEKETNYCLFMPIFDVLGDTLNPKSWEMHTKLSIESGKNGRVPDFVFLAHVVDMTSAMHAPFLFRSFASTPFCTRLFLLPFLPLVFVFMFVMWAYSKVFLATFYNLRGRLHQTWVVPRFGFQYFLPFAAEGINNQIEQAILRADKLGVKVISLAALNKNEALNGGGTLFVNKHPNLKVRVVHGNTLTAAVILKEIPENVGEVFLTGATSKLGRVIALYLCRRQVRVLMLTMSTERFQKIQKEAPVEYQKYLVQITKYQAAKNCKAWIVGKWITPREQSYAPKGTHFHQFVVPPILAFRRDCTYGDLAAMRLPEDVQGVSSCEYTMERGVVHACHAGGVVHSLEGWTHHEVGAIDVNRIDLVWDAAMKHGLKPVSFLKKTD; encoded by the exons ATGGAATCTTCATTGTCAACATGGCCATGGGATTACTTGGGAAGTTTCAAG TATTTACTATATGGACCCTTCATTGCAAAGTGGTTTTACTCAAGATCTCAAGAAGAAAACAACATGAAGGAAGCAACATGGTGTTTACATATTCTCATCATATGTTTACTTAGATGCACTATTCATAGTGTATGGAATACTTTCAGTAACATGTTGTTCTTAACTAGAAATAGAAGAATAATCAAAGAAGGTGTTGATTTCAAACAAGTTGACAATGAATGGGACTG GGATAATTTCATATTACTTCAAGCTATGATTGGTTCATTAGGTTTCTACATGCTTCAAGATCAAATAAATCTCCCTTTATGGGATTTTAGAGGATTTTTGGCTATTATAATTCTCCATATAACAATTTCAGAGCCACTTTATTATTTCTTGCATAAATGCTTTCATGGAAACTATTTATTCAACAATTATCATTCACTTCATCATTCTTCACCAGTACCCCAACCATTTACag CTGGTCATGCTACATTTTTTGAGCACATAATATTAGGTGGAATTATTGGAATTCCAATTCTTGGGTCTTGTTTATTGGGATACGGATCATTAACTATGATTTATGGTTACGTGTTGATATTTGATTGGCTAAGATGTTTGGGACATTGCAATTTTGAGATTATTTCTCATCAATTATTTGAAGCAATTCCTTTTCTCAAGTATTTGGTCTACACTCCAAC GTACCACAGTCTACACCATACAGAAAAGGAGACCAATTATTGCCTATTTATGCCAATTTTTGATGTATTAGGTGACACACTTAACCCAAAATCATGGGAAATGCACACAAAATTAAGTATTGAATCAG gtAAAAATGGGAGGGTACcagattttgtatttttggcaCATGTAGTAGACATGACTTCTGCAATGCATGCACCATTTTTATTCAGATCATTTGCTTCAACACCATTTTGCACAAGACTCTTTTTGCTTCCATTTTTGCCATTGGTTTTTGTGTTCATGTTTGTCATGTGGGCATACTCCAAGGTCTTTTTAGCAACTTTTTATAACTTGAGGGGTCGATTGCATCAAACTTGGGTTGTTCCTCGCTTTGGATTTCAG TATTTTTTGCCATTTGCAGCTGAAGGAATTAATAACCAAATAGAACAAGCAATTCTTAGAGCTGATAAATTGGGAGTCAAAGTTATCAGTCTTGCTGCATTAAATAAG AATGAGGCACTAAATGGAGGTGGAACATTATTTGTGAACAAACATCCTAACCTTAAAGTTAGAGTTGTTCATGGAAATACATTAACAGCAGCAGTAATTCTAAAAGAAATTCCAGAAAATGTTGGTGAAGTTTTTTTAACTGGAGCTACTTCTAAACTTGGTAGAGTTATTGCTCTTTACCTATGTAGAAGACAAGTTCGTGTTCTT ATGTTAACTATGTCTACTGAAagatttcaaaaaattcaaaaggaaGCTCCTGTTGAATATCAAAAATATCTAGTCCAGATTACAAAGTATCAAGCTGCCAAAAACTGCAag GCATGGATTGTTGGAAAATGGATTACACCAAGAGAGCAAAGTTATGCACCTAAAGGAactcattttcatcaatttgtGGTTCCTCCAATTTTGGCATTTAGAAGAGATTGTACTTATGGTGATCTTGCAGCTATGAGATTACCAGAAGATGTTCAAGGAGTTTCTTCTTGTGAG tATACAATGGAGAGAGGGGTAGTCCATGCATGCCATGCAGGAGGAGTGGTGCATTCATTAGAAGGATGGACACATCATGAAGTTGGGGCTATTGATGTAAACAGAATTGACTTAGTTTGGGATGCAGCTATGAAACATGGTTTAAAACCAgtttcatttctcaaaaaaacagattaa